The Panicum virgatum strain AP13 chromosome 5K, P.virgatum_v5, whole genome shotgun sequence genome has a window encoding:
- the LOC120710299 gene encoding peptidyl-prolyl cis-trans isomerase FKBP15-1-like: MGDVACKSIVNWALHGGRTGSPWKQSKKELHEEEEGSSDSVAAKQAPWGKKRQLICLAAAVAAAAILLTASAKKSGDVTELQIGVKHKPESCTLQVHKGDKIKVHYRGTLTDGSVFDSSYDRGDPFEFTLGNGQVIKGWDQGLLGMCVGEKRKLKIPAKMGYGERGSPPKIPGGATLIFDTELIAVNGKTSGDGKAESNSEL, translated from the exons CAAAAGCATCGTTAACTGGGCCTTACATGGCGGCCGGACCGGAAGCCCATGGAAGCAAAGTAAGAAAGAACTccacgaggaagaagaaggttctAGCGACTCGGTAGCAGCGAAGCAAGCGCCATGGGGGAAGAAGCGGCAGCTGatctgcctcgccgccgccgtcgccgccgcggccatccTCCTGACAG CGTCGGCAAAGAAGTCCGGCGATGTCACCGAGCTTCAGATCGGCGTCAAG CACAAGCCAGAGTCATGCACCCTGCAAGTACACAAAGGTGATAAAATTAAGGTCCATTATCGT GGTACACTCACTGATGGATCAGTATTTGATTCTAGCTATGACAGAGGTGACCCGTTTGAATTTACTCTTGGAAATGGCCAAGTGATAAAAG GTTGGGACCAAGGATTACTAGGTATGTGCGTCGGTGAAAAGCGGAAGCTAAAGATACCTGCAAAGATGGGTTATGGTGAGCGAGGCTCCCCACCGAAGATTCCAG GTGGAGCAACTCTGATCTTCGACACGGAGCTTATCGCTGTCAATGGAAAGACATCTGGTGATGGAAAGGCAGAAAGCAATAGCGAGCTGTAA